The Entelurus aequoreus isolate RoL-2023_Sb linkage group LG08, RoL_Eaeq_v1.1, whole genome shotgun sequence genome segment TTGTTGTCACTACAGGTCATTGACACAATGCCCATAAATGAGAAGACTGCCTCACTCTTTCACCATTTTGAGCCTCTGTACGTGGTTATTGACGACATGCCGCGGCCCCCACCGTCGCTGCTCAGGCTCAGAGAAGGTTAGTTAACTACTTTTAGAAGAAAATCTTTGCATCCGTTCTCTGTAATGTGGTCATCGACGTATAGATAAATGTGGAGAGAGTTGGAGACGTTTTAAACACTTGTCATTTTTCAACACTTTTGGTATTTTCATGAATTGGGTCGATCTTCAGAGTGCCTAGTTCTGATctgtaatgcaaaaaaaaacatcccgCATTGACAacaaggaaataaaaaataatacattaaatttGAAAatcataaatgttaaataaataccatttagTTGGCCTAGACTTATTCCCCCCAATCTCCCCATAAGTTTGATTACTTGAATAAGCTTAACTTCTGCATTACTCTGCACTTACTTGATGGTCCGTGCACCTCTAATGTACCATATTCAAATCATATTGAAGTTTTTGGTCACACTCAATTTTTGTGTTTTGCAAAAGTAAATTTTCGTTTGAACAGCAGGTGGCAGTAGTGGAAATAGGCTGGCTAAGTGGTATGGCTCTGGATTAATATGGATACACGATTTGGTCATTTAATAGAGCAAAGGCTTATTTCAGGGCTGTACATATTACAATATTGGTAGGTGGAGACTATAAGAGTGTAATTTGGAGAGCTAAAAATTGTGTTCTTTATTTTAATACAATTGAACAATATGTTAGTGTTGTGgttgtagtatttttgtagctaTTATATATTCACCACAATATTTTAAAGCTATGGACTACTGTGAACAGATGTTATAAGATTCTAAGTTTGACGATGGAGCAAACGGCAATGCTGGGTGAATTAAATTAAAACACAGGCACAGATAATGAGTTCAAATACCATGTATTTAAAGAAAACAAATTGTACTATAAATGTAAATGACAAATTAGGCCAAAACAATATGACTGTTACCTTTAAGGTCAAATGTAAAAGATATAATAAGTTTGTTAAAGGTGCTTCCCCAATTACAACACTGGTTTAAAGTaagtaaattaaagttaaagttaaagtaccaatgatagtcacacacacactaggtgtggcaaaattattcacccttgatcaccccctgggagatgaggggagcagtgagcagcaccgggggccgcgcccgggaatcatttttggtgatttaacccccaattccaacccttgatgctaagtgtcaagcagggaggtaatgggtcccatttttatagtctttggtatgactcggccgggatttgaactcacgacctaccgatctcagggcggacactctaatccaCTTTTAGTACTGTTTTCACAGGTTCATTGATCAATAGTAATCACACCCAATTACATTTTATAAGCATCCATACAATAGCTGAAAAAAGTAAGAGAAATTCAGTAAAATAGTCGAAAAGTCAGTATGCAATGATTGTGCAGGGCTTTACATATTTTATCGAAATGGGCAACAAAGAAGCAACCTTAAAATATAGCCAAACATAGAGTAGGAGGCAACTGGACGGAACGTCACATGCAACCCAATTTCTATTTGTTTCACCTCGGTTAAATTCAGGCTTTGGAATGACTGCATGCTTTTTCTGGTAAACAGATACTAACACCGGTACTATCACTATCACCAAGGGTTACTTTTTTAGCAACCATGAGCCAACTTTAAGTGGTCAGAAACACACTTCCTTGTGAGAtgaatatgcacatacatatgtatttttcGGCAAGCAGAAGCTTACATTGGCTGGAATTCAATAAATGAGTTTAACTGCGAAGGCAATAGAATATTGTCCTGACTGACCGTACAACAGAAATTATGGGGTGCAACACaggcaggtaaaacacacacaaacaaggaCTACTTCTATACAGAGGAACAATGAACAGCATATGTTAATAAACACGTAACTTTAACAGGGATAGTTTGCAGCCTCAAAAACCTGATTTTatatcagatttaaaaaaaaaaaaagtgcgcaAAACTTTTTCTATATTTGTTGTTGTGAGCCTTTTCAGTGATCATTAGCACATATCAAGGCTCTGTATTGACCCATATGTCATTTTGACATGTACGATAAATCATTTCTGCTCTTGAAGGCTCAGGACAACGTGAGGGTTTGGTGTTGAACAGCGACTCTGAGAACGAGATCTTCTGTGACTCTGTAGATTCTGTGGAGCAACTCAGTAACCTTAAGGTATGAAACACTCAGATTATTTGAAGACACAATGACAATGTTCATAATTAGTTCCCACGTCTGCAGTTTAAAGTATACAGTTTATACGTATTTGTACTATTCCAAGTAAGagtgagacatttttttttttacaacagatACATCTTGTCAAGTCTAACGGGCTTCAGAATGGCCATGAGGTCTTGGAGTCATCCCTTCTTGAAAGCCCAAAACTCAAAAACCAGTATGAGAGCAGACAGGTGGGGGCAGGTCATGGTGGAGAGGGGGGGAAGGATGCAAAGGATCGGGATACAAACGGAAGTCGAGCCTCTGGACAGGAAGGTTCCTACCACAACAGGAGAGAAAGTAAGCTTTACTTTAAAGTAAATTTGATTCTGTCCACTTTCACCACATTtggtaaaatgtatatatttaaactCTGAGGCAATACAACAGTTTTTCCATAATGTAAATGTTATGTACAATGTCAATCCATTCAATCACCACATTTGCTTCCTTTTCCCATTTTTGttcgatataccgtatttttcggagtataagtcgctccggagtataagtcgcaccggccgaaaatgcataataaagaagggaaaaaacatatacgtcgcagtggagtataagttgcaccggccgaaaatgcataataaagaagggaaaaaacagatatacgtcgcactggagtataagtcgcatttttgggggaaatttatttgataaaacccaacaccaagaatagacatttgaaaggcaatttaaaataaataaagaatagtgaacaacaggctgaataagtgtacgttatatgacacataaataaccaactgagaacgtgcctggtatgttaacgtaacatattatggtaagagtcattcaaataactataacatatagaacatgctatacgtttaccaaacaatctgtcactcctaatcgctaaatcccatgaaattttatatgtctagtctcttacgtgaatgagctaaataatatgattgCATATTTTacggttgcggaggagaccctgccccaagtggaggagttcaaatacctcggagtcttgttcacgagtgagggaagagtggatcgtgagatcgacagacggatcggtgcggcgtcttcagtaatgcggacgctgtatcgatccgttgtggtgaagaaggagctgagccggaaggcaaagctctcaatttaccggtcgatctacgttcccatcctcacctatggtcatgagctttgggtcatgaccgaaaggacaagatcacgggtacaagcggccgaaatgagtttcctccgccgggtggcggggctctcccttagagatagggtgagaagctctgccatctggggggagctcaaagtaaagccgctgctcctccacatcgagaggagccagatgaggtggttcgggcatctggtcaggatgccacccgaacgcctccctagggaggtgtttagggcacgtccgaccggtaggaggccacggggaagacccaggacacgttgggaagactatgtctcccggctggcctgggaacgcctcgggatcccccgggaggagctggacgaagtggctggggagagggaagtctgggtttccctgcttaggctgctgcccccgcgacccgacctcggataagcggaagaagatggatggatggatggattttacggtaatgtgttaataatttcacacataagtcgctcctgagtataagtcgcacccctggccaaactatgaaaaaaactgtgacttatagtccgaaaaatacggtagtcagtgTTCTCAggcctatcaatcaatcaatcaatcaatgtttatttatatagccctaaatcacaagtgtctcaaagggctgtacaagccacaacgacatcctctgtacagagcccacatacgggcaaggaaaactcaccccagtgggacgtcaatgtgaatgactatgagaaaccttggagaggaccgcatatgtgggtaacccccccccccccccccccctctaggggagaccgaaagcaatggatgtcgagtgggtctgacataatattgtgaaagtccaacacatcagcgagagtccagtccatggtggggccagcaggaaccatcccgagtggagacgggtcagcagcgtagagatgtccccatctgatgaacaggctagcggtccaccccgggtttggagcagagtagaaaagaaaagaaaagaaacggcagatcaactggtctaaacagggagtctatttaaaggctagagtatacaaatgagttttaagatgagacttaaatgcttctactgaggtagcatctctaacttttaccgggagggcattccatagtattggagcccgaatagaaaacgctctatagcccgcagactttttttgggctctggaaatcactaataagccggagttctttgaacgcagatttcttgccgggacatatggtacaatacaatcggcaagataggcaggagcttgaccgtgtagtattttatacgtaagtagtaaaaccttaaagtcgcatcttaggtgcacaggaagccagtgcaagtgagccagtataggggtaatatgatcaaactttcttgtttttgtcaaaagtctagcagccgcattttgtaccatctgtaatcttttaatgctagacatagggaggcccgaaaataaaacgttacagtaatcgagacgagatgtaacgaacgcatggataatgatctcagcatcgcttgtggacaaaatgggacaaattttagcgatattacggagatgaaagaaggccgttttagtaacactcttaatgtgcgactcaaacgagagagttgggtcgaagataatacccagattctttacagagtcaccttgtttaattgtttggttgtcaaatgttaaggtggtatttttaaatagatgtcggtgttgagcaagaccgataatcagcatttccgttttcttagcgttgagttgcaaaaagttagcggacatccattgtttaatttcattaagacacgcctccagctgactacaatccggcgtgttggtcagctttaggggcatgtagagttgggtgtcatcagcataacagtgaaagctaacaccgtatttgcgtatgatgtcacctagcggcagcatgtaaatactaaagagtgcagggccaagaaccgaaccctggggaactccgcacgttaccttaacatagtccgaggtcacattgttatgggagacacactgcatcctgtcagtaagataagagttaaaccaagacaaggctaagtctgtcatcccaatacgcgttttgatacgctctaataaaatattatgatcaacagtatcgaaagcggcgctaagatcaagaagcagcaacatagatgaagcatcagaatccatcgttagcaatagatcattagtcatttttgcgagggctgtctccgtagagtgatttgcactgaaaccggattgaaaaggttcacagagattgttagacgctaagtgttcatttagctgctgtgctacaattttttagaggattttcgagataaacggaaggtgggacaccggccggtagtttaccaggagatccctTTGTACAGTTTCGAGACGATTTTGTGGCAGGACCCGGATGCCAACCACATTGTAATCACTTGTAACACCATATTGTCTTTAAAATATTAATTGATTTGTAGGTACCTGTAAAAGTAATCCTTTTCCAGAGCGTGTTTTACCCTCAGAGCTTCAAAGCTCATGAATTTTTCCCTTATGGACGAATGGGCTATATGTCGTCAGGCCCTTTTGTGAGCCATGTTTTAAATCTAACATTCTTATTGGGTGTAAAATCCGAGTTGTTCTTACCACTTCAGTATCTTTAGAGGGTCCCCTCTATTTTAGTTACCTCATACCATATTTTCAAAAGGTGGTCTGTCATGGAATCGTCAGGTATGCCCAGTTCGCTTTGCACTCTGCGCTAGCCCTACCTGCTACATGCTCAGCAATGTTCACAGCTGTATTATATTAAGacagaaatacatttaaaaaactgaccacttattaatattatttagctgAAAAATTAAACATCAATAATGAGttgtgattttaaaaaaataaaataattgctgATATACAAAAACAGGCTTTAAGTTTTTCATTTGGggaaaaacaaatttgttttaaaaCAGTGATTAGAATGTATTTGTACAGTTATATCCTTAATTACTAAAATACCCCCTCTCATATAAAGGTGGTGTTCCACCAAGCAGAAGAAGGCGTGGTGTGACTGGTGGTGCTGGCGGGGATGAGCGTGCGGGAGGAGATGGTTCTGATGATGTTCCAGAGAGTGGGCATGAGACACATCTTCAGCACCAAATAATTCTGGCTTTAAGGAAGCTCAAATATGACATGAGGATTGTGATGGCAAGGTTGGAGGTGGTAGAGAGGCTCACAACTACACATGTAAGCATGTTCTGTAAATGTCAAATATTCCTGATAGGCTTTAAGTACCGGTAGAAAGAAGTTGAAAAGCTGAACTTTCATCATTGGCTTGCTTTCTAAAAGGCTTCTGGCCCAGAGTGGAGACCCTGTCTGCAATGTGCCAGTGTGGCCTCTCCACATCAGGTAAACAACATCTTTAACTTTTACACTTTACAGTAGTACTTCAACTTATGAGCACAATTGGTTCCATGACCATGAGTGAAAACTAAATGTTGAGttcaaacataaacaacatgtggaaaaagtaTTTAATGCAAGTTAGTGGGTCTGTATATATTTTATGAACTGACAAATCTATCATTTTACCTCCAGGAGAAGAAGTGGTGGCCATTTGACCTGTCTTGTCAGACAGTTCTTCTGTTTATGCTGTGGCCTTTTGCCGCTCAAGGTATGATTCATCTACTCAAAAAGATCCAGAGGAGAAGTCAATTGTCTTCATGACGTCAAGACCTTCCCCTCGTCACGGAAATCTATTCATGTGGAATATGTCCTATGACTAAAGAACGTTATTCAGAGGATCTTTCCCAGAGAAAAAGGAGTAAGGTTGATGGACTTGGAACTGGATTCTAAAGCTTACAGGTTACAGGTCTACAGCTCTAGAATGTAGACCTGAAAATAAATGCAGAAACAATGCGAAATGACAAAGGAAATGGATACATACACTTTTAACATAACTTTTACCCtatttcagtggttcttaaacttttttcaccaagtactatCTTAGAAAACTTggctcttcaagtaccaccataatgaccaacattaaaatacattagcgtagtagacctaaatattaataaaatcaaggcataggttttatttaaaaaagtatatttgatattttgaGCCATATTTTGAACAGTAACCTGTGTTTTGATATCGGAAAACACAACACTGTGCTTTAATCaaatgattatttggcgtaccactagattaaGCGtacgtgtaccacagtttgagaatccctgcctTAATTAAAGACTCTTGTAGGTGAAGCCGGCAATGAGCGGAGAGGGAGGAGGGATGGGAAGGGCAACACAGACACCACCTTCATACTTTGCTACAAGTTATCGCAGGGCTGTCCAAAGGTCGCGGGCGAAGTGTGGCCCACCAGTATCTTCAGCCTGGCTCGCGAGACAACTTAAGTTAACTTCGAAGTCTGGCCCGGTGGTTTGTGTCGAGTTTAATTTTAATagcatgagggacaagcggtagaaaatgtaaggATGGATGGACCGTTTGATCGCTGCAATCATGCCATCTTCTTATAGACAGTGTTAGTAATATTGGTCAATAACCATAGTTATCTATTGAAGTTTAATGAGCATAGCATcaatttatatgacccaatccgaaCAACAATTCCAGCTAACGGTGCAACTGAACCATAACCAATACAGGGTCAACACTCATGGTCCCACATAACACTCAACCGTATCACTGAAatatgtggacattataaaacaatgtctattaaaattctaaaattataccCATTTTTCAATTTGGGTGAATTTACCAGGGGCAGATGTTTTGATTTCAGAAACTTGGCTTAGTAAGTctattaaaaataaagacattaacATTAATGGGTATAATGTTTACCGCACCGATAGGCCAAAATAAGGCGGGGCTGTAGCTATTTATGTAAAATCTAGATTTAATGTGTCAATTGTTCTTTCCCAGTCAATCAGTAAATTTTTGGCGCTGGATGTAGAAATAGTCAAATCACTACATATTACTGTGGTTGAGTGTTTCAGGCCTCCATCTGCTTCAAAGAGTCATTAAAACAGCTTTTAGATTACCGCTAGTTaaattacactgaattatttatgTCAGGAGATTTTAACTGGGACTGCAGCTTCTGATTAATTTAAAAGGTTTTCTGATTCTGTTAATCTCACCCAGTTGGTCAATTTTCCCACCAGGCCTAATCCCCAAATTCCAGATAAATCTACCTTGATTGATTTGATTTTAACTAATATGCCTCATAAGTTTTTTTCCTTGGGTATATCCtgttcagtggcgtgcagtcactagaggcaggggaggcacggcctcacctgccatcatggaaagaaaaaaaaaagtaaaaagaaaaaaataataattaaattgttatgtgtatccagtgattatactaaagttattttccatttaacttcaccagttttagattatttttatttttattttcacatttgccgttcaaattcggggcggtatagctcggttggtagagcggccgtgccagcaacttgagggttgcaggttcgatccccgcttccgccatcctagtcactgccgtcgtgtccttgggcaagacacttcacccacctgctcccagtgccacccacactggtttaaatgtaacttagatattgggtttcgcaatgtaaagcgctttgagtcacttgagaaaaagcgctatataaatgtaattcacttcacttcacttcaaatactgagaagagacggtggggtgatcagcagccagttgaggcacgtcactgatttgtgcctcaacatggattgtgcgcaatgactcggctaactgctggcctgctgtgcagtgagaccgtattgctaaatgaattatattatacatttccatagtttaattagctgaggtatataatgtacagtgtattttgtcaacaactgtatgtgtgtaacgtatttttagggctgagcgatcataaaactctgctgcgaagacacactgtgtgaggctcgtctcataaccccgcctcctggtgccaagcaactccgccgcagaatgcaccgcccgacgggagcgccgcggccacaccaaccaaagcccacacccaaaccctccacgtgcaagaccaaatccacccaaaaaaagtcacttaacaagaagccaaaaagtgcaaaaacaacaatgctcgcgctgcatgagccgcgaacgaccgcagggacacaacattaggtacacctgcactgcaggttcatatgtttgtaaatctgactgtgatgatgcagtcgtgcctcaccagacattaacctcaccgcacgccactgatcctgttatgatttagacttagacaaactttaatgatccacaagggaaattgttccacacagtagctcagttacaaaggatgataAGGATAGAAAATATAATGCATACAAGGGCACACAAAAAGGGCGAAaataaaaggtataaagtagactaaaaatgtaccataatagcagtataaaatataacatatatgtaatatttacatattatatatacaatatatactgatataatacatacaatatataaaaaaatcccaattaccatgtacaatattaaagtatatgtaacagctgcagcaaaaaaaatggGCAGCAgaaaataaagagtagatccagcagaaaatatacattataaacaaagagaggtagctaacatagaaacggtcaggtaatagacaaatatAATCTATttctgtatggcgagtgattatacagctggatggagtgcggaatgaaggagtttttgaatcgcacagtgtgggaacgaagctgaaggagc includes the following:
- the acbd4 gene encoding acyl-CoA-binding domain-containing protein 4 isoform X1, whose protein sequence is MPISLMMQLWMTEVLLSTKPSSSHLPDSFYPNGSTMPDTVMAESVVDYHTRFQAAVDVIHKLPKNGSYRPSYEVMLRFYSLYKQAVCGPCAVSRPGFWDPVGHYKWDAWSRLGDMSTANAMAAYVDELKKVAQEVIDTMPINEKTASLFHHFEPLYVVIDDMPRPPPSLLRLREGSGQREGLVLNSDSENEIFCDSVDSVEQLSNLKIHLVKSNGLQNGHEVLESSLLESPKLKNQYESRQVGAGHGGEGGKDAKDRDTNGSRASGQEGSYHNRRESGVPPSRRRRGVTGGAGGDERAGGDGSDDVPESGHETHLQHQIILALRKLKYDMRIVMARLEVVERLTTTHASGPEWRPCLQCASVASPHQEKKWWPFDLSCQTVLLFMLWPFAAQGMIHLLKKIQRRSQLSS
- the acbd4 gene encoding acyl-CoA-binding domain-containing protein 4 isoform X2; protein product: MNHTFYPNGSTMPDTVMAESVVDYHTRFQAAVDVIHKLPKNGSYRPSYEVMLRFYSLYKQAVCGPCAVSRPGFWDPVGHYKWDAWSRLGDMSTANAMAAYVDELKKVAQEVIDTMPINEKTASLFHHFEPLYVVIDDMPRPPPSLLRLREGSGQREGLVLNSDSENEIFCDSVDSVEQLSNLKIHLVKSNGLQNGHEVLESSLLESPKLKNQYESRQVGAGHGGEGGKDAKDRDTNGSRASGQEGSYHNRRESGVPPSRRRRGVTGGAGGDERAGGDGSDDVPESGHETHLQHQIILALRKLKYDMRIVMARLEVVERLTTTHASGPEWRPCLQCASVASPHQEKKWWPFDLSCQTVLLFMLWPFAAQGMIHLLKKIQRRSQLSS